One stretch of Streptomyces sp. R21 DNA includes these proteins:
- a CDS encoding ABC transporter permease, protein MDLGSSEAETLEKTPGGPEGTGPQEKPRSLWSDAWRDLRRNPVFLISGLVILFLVIISIWPSLIASGDPLNCNLAKAQEGSQPGHPFGYDGQGCDVYTRTVYGTRISISVGVCATLGVAILGSVLGGLAGFFGGIGDAVLSRITDMFFAIPVVLGGLVLLSVVTSNTIWPVIGFMVLLGWPQISRIARGSVITTKQNDYVQAARALGASNSRLMLRHITPNAVAPVIVVATIALGTYIALEATLSYLGVGLKPPTVSWGIDISSASQYIRQAPHMLLWPAGALAITVLAFIMLGDAVRDALDPKLR, encoded by the coding sequence ATGGACCTCGGCAGCAGTGAGGCCGAGACGCTGGAGAAGACGCCCGGTGGACCGGAAGGCACAGGACCGCAGGAGAAGCCCAGGAGCCTGTGGTCCGACGCCTGGCGGGACCTGCGGCGCAACCCCGTCTTCCTCATCTCCGGGCTCGTCATCCTCTTCCTGGTGATCATCTCGATCTGGCCCTCGCTGATCGCCTCCGGGGACCCGCTCAACTGCAACCTCGCCAAGGCCCAGGAGGGCTCGCAGCCCGGACACCCCTTCGGGTACGACGGACAGGGCTGCGACGTCTACACGCGGACCGTGTACGGCACGCGCATCTCCATCAGCGTCGGCGTGTGCGCCACCCTCGGCGTAGCGATCCTCGGCTCGGTGCTCGGCGGGCTCGCCGGGTTCTTCGGCGGGATCGGAGACGCGGTCCTGTCCCGGATCACCGACATGTTCTTCGCGATCCCGGTGGTCCTCGGCGGTCTGGTCCTCCTCTCCGTCGTCACCAGTAATACGATCTGGCCCGTCATCGGGTTCATGGTGCTGCTCGGCTGGCCGCAGATTTCCCGTATCGCGCGCGGCTCCGTCATCACCACCAAGCAGAACGACTACGTCCAGGCGGCCCGCGCCCTCGGCGCCTCCAACTCCCGTCTGATGCTGAGGCACATCACGCCGAACGCGGTCGCCCCGGTGATCGTCGTGGCGACCATCGCGCTCGGTACGTACATCGCGCTGGAGGCGACGCTCTCCTACCTCGGCGTCGGGCTGAAGCCGCCGACCGTGTCCTGGGGAATCGACATCTCCTCGGCGTCCCAGTACATCCGCCAGGCCCCGCACATGCTGCTGTGGCCGGCCGGGGCCCTGGCGATCACGGTGCTCGCCTTCATCATGCTCGGCGACGCGGTGCGCGACGCCCTCGACCCGAAGCTGAGGTGA
- a CDS encoding ABC transporter permease — MTPPTPSAAAPLEVTDEDAAIQTKSPAPKGGESKSPGRLAWTRFKRDRSGVISAYVVIFFFVVAIGAPLISKLYGKDPYTTYGMNIPGLLNEFNFPIKANGGISSEFWFGIEPQLGRDVMTFLLYGMRNSLLIATAATLMTTLLGVVIGITAGYLGGKTDYFVGRVIDILLAFPQTLFFIAFWPVVLAIFVAPDENTPIWLTVTSLILVMTAFGWASIARLLRGEVLALREREFVEAAKVTGASPARIIFKELLPNLWTPILIQSTLLLPAYVTAEAGLAFLGVGLTDPTPDWGVMLQFGAKYYQDDITFMLFPGLSMVIFVVAFNLLGDSVRDALDPKTKR, encoded by the coding sequence ATGACACCCCCTACTCCGTCCGCGGCCGCCCCACTTGAGGTGACCGACGAAGACGCCGCGATACAGACGAAGTCCCCCGCCCCCAAGGGCGGTGAGAGCAAGTCTCCCGGGCGACTCGCCTGGACCCGCTTCAAACGGGATCGCTCGGGTGTCATCTCCGCCTACGTGGTGATCTTCTTCTTCGTCGTGGCGATCGGCGCACCGCTGATCTCCAAGCTCTACGGCAAGGATCCGTACACCACGTACGGCATGAACATCCCTGGCCTGCTCAACGAGTTCAACTTCCCGATCAAGGCCAACGGCGGCATCAGCAGCGAGTTCTGGTTCGGCATCGAACCGCAGCTCGGGCGCGACGTCATGACGTTCCTGCTCTACGGCATGCGCAACTCGCTGCTCATCGCGACCGCGGCCACCCTGATGACGACCCTGCTCGGCGTCGTCATCGGCATCACCGCCGGCTACCTCGGCGGCAAGACCGACTACTTCGTCGGCCGTGTGATCGACATCCTGCTGGCCTTCCCGCAGACGCTGTTCTTCATCGCCTTCTGGCCCGTCGTCCTGGCGATCTTCGTCGCCCCGGACGAGAACACCCCGATCTGGCTGACGGTCACCAGCCTCATCCTCGTGATGACGGCCTTCGGCTGGGCCTCCATCGCCCGTCTGCTGCGCGGCGAGGTACTCGCCCTGCGCGAGCGGGAGTTCGTCGAGGCGGCCAAGGTCACCGGCGCCTCACCGGCGCGGATCATCTTCAAGGAACTGCTGCCCAACCTCTGGACGCCGATCCTGATCCAGTCCACGCTGCTGCTCCCCGCCTACGTCACGGCCGAAGCGGGTCTCGCGTTCCTCGGTGTGGGTCTCACGGACCCCACCCCCGACTGGGGCGTGATGCTCCAGTTCGGCGCCAAGTACTACCAGGACGACATCACCTTCATGCTCTTCCCGGGCCTGTCGATGGTGATCTTCGTAGTGGCCTTCAACCTGCTCGGTGACTCGGTCCGCGACGCGCTGGACCCGAAGACCAAGCGCTGA
- a CDS encoding ABC transporter substrate-binding protein encodes MRGATHAKWAACAAAVALAATACGGGGGDSGGGGNGTGVVASSWGDPQNPLEPANTNEVQGGKVLDMIFRGLKRYDAKTGAAQDMLADKIETTDSQNFTITIKNGWKFSNGEAVTAKSFVDAWNYGASLKNNQKNAYFFGYIDGYDKVHPDTGSQSADTLSGLKVTGTNTFTVKLNQKFSTFPDTLGYAAYSPLPKAFFDDHAAWVKKPVGNGPYTIDSYTKGSKMSLRKWDGYSGTDKAQNGGVDLKVYTDNNTAYTDLLAGNLDLVDDVPAAQLKNAKSDLSGRYINTPAGIIQTLAFPFYDKKWNASGVEKVRKGLSMAINRDQITETIFQKTRTPATDWTSPVLGEKGGFQDGLCGDACKYDPTEAKKLVQEGGGIPGGQVKISYNADTGSHKEWVDAVCNSINNAMGNNKACVGNPVGTFADFRNQIGQHKMPGPFRAGWQMDYPLIQNFLQPLYYTNASSNDGQWSNKDFDKLVNQANAETDRAKAVKLFQQAEEVVRDNMAAIPLWYQNGSAGYSDKVSNVALNQFSVPVYNEIKVS; translated from the coding sequence ATGCGTGGAGCCACGCACGCCAAATGGGCCGCATGCGCGGCTGCGGTAGCCCTCGCGGCGACCGCCTGCGGAGGCGGAGGGGGCGACAGCGGCGGTGGCGGAAACGGCACCGGAGTCGTCGCTTCCTCCTGGGGTGACCCGCAGAACCCGCTGGAGCCGGCCAACACCAACGAGGTGCAGGGCGGCAAGGTCCTGGACATGATCTTCCGCGGTCTGAAGCGGTACGACGCCAAGACCGGCGCCGCCCAGGACATGCTGGCCGACAAGATCGAGACCACCGATTCGCAGAACTTCACCATCACCATCAAAAATGGCTGGAAGTTCAGCAACGGCGAGGCCGTCACCGCCAAGTCCTTCGTCGACGCCTGGAACTACGGGGCGAGCCTGAAGAACAACCAGAAGAACGCGTACTTCTTCGGGTACATCGACGGCTACGACAAGGTCCACCCCGACACCGGCAGCCAGAGCGCGGACACCCTCTCCGGGCTGAAGGTCACCGGCACCAACACCTTCACCGTCAAGCTCAACCAGAAGTTCTCGACCTTCCCCGACACCCTCGGCTACGCCGCCTACTCGCCGCTGCCCAAGGCGTTCTTCGACGACCACGCGGCCTGGGTGAAGAAGCCGGTCGGCAACGGCCCGTACACCATCGACTCCTACACCAAGGGCTCGAAGATGTCCCTGCGCAAGTGGGACGGCTACTCCGGTACGGACAAGGCGCAGAACGGCGGGGTGGACCTGAAGGTCTACACCGACAACAACACCGCCTACACCGACCTGCTCGCGGGCAACCTCGACCTCGTCGACGACGTGCCCGCCGCCCAGCTCAAGAACGCCAAGAGCGACCTGAGCGGCCGGTACATCAACACCCCCGCAGGCATCATCCAGACCCTGGCCTTCCCCTTCTACGACAAGAAGTGGAACGCGAGCGGAGTGGAGAAGGTCCGCAAGGGCCTGTCCATGGCGATCAACCGTGACCAGATCACGGAGACGATCTTCCAGAAGACCCGTACCCCGGCCACCGACTGGACCTCGCCCGTCCTCGGCGAGAAGGGCGGCTTCCAGGACGGCCTGTGCGGCGACGCCTGCAAGTACGACCCGACCGAGGCGAAGAAGCTGGTCCAGGAGGGCGGCGGCATCCCCGGCGGGCAGGTCAAGATCTCGTACAACGCGGACACCGGCTCGCACAAGGAGTGGGTGGACGCCGTCTGCAACTCCATCAACAACGCGATGGGCAACAACAAGGCCTGCGTCGGCAACCCGGTCGGCACCTTCGCCGACTTCCGCAACCAGATCGGGCAGCACAAGATGCCCGGTCCGTTCCGGGCCGGCTGGCAGATGGACTACCCGCTGATCCAGAACTTCCTCCAGCCCCTGTACTACACGAACGCCTCCTCCAACGACGGCCAGTGGTCCAACAAGGACTTCGACAAGCTGGTCAACCAGGCGAACGCCGAGACCGACCGCGCCAAGGCCGTGAAGCTCTTCCAGCAGGCGGAGGAGGTCGTGCGCGACAACATGGCCGCCATCCCGCTCTGGTACCAGAACGGCAGCGCCGGCTACTCGGACAAGGTCTCGAACGTGGCGCTCAACCAGTTCAGCGTCCCCGTCTACAACGAGATCAAGGTCAGCTGA
- a CDS encoding ABC transporter permease: MGRYVIRRLLQMIPVFIGATLLIFLMVYVMGDPIAGLCGDRQCDPATAAQLRKEYNLDENVFVQYLHYMGKVFTGDFGTAFNGQEVTELMKSAFPVTIRLTIVAILFEIVIGIVLGVITGLRRGKPVDTGVLLLTLVVISVPTFVTGLLLQLLLGVEWGWIKPSVSPEATFSELIVPGLVLASVSLAYVTRLTRTSIAENKRSDYVRTAVAKGLPRRRVITKHLLRNSLIPVVTFIGTDIGALMGGAIVTERIFNIHGVGYQLYQGIVRQNTQTVVGFVTVLVLVFLIANLLVDLLYAVLDPRIRYA, from the coding sequence ATGGGACGGTACGTAATCCGGCGTCTGCTGCAGATGATCCCGGTCTTCATCGGCGCCACCCTGCTGATCTTCCTCATGGTGTACGTGATGGGCGACCCCATCGCGGGACTGTGCGGCGACCGCCAGTGCGACCCCGCCACGGCCGCGCAGCTGCGCAAGGAGTACAACCTCGACGAGAACGTGTTCGTTCAGTACCTGCACTACATGGGGAAGGTCTTCACCGGCGACTTCGGTACCGCCTTCAACGGGCAGGAGGTCACCGAGCTGATGAAGAGCGCCTTCCCGGTCACCATCCGGCTGACGATCGTCGCGATCCTCTTCGAGATCGTCATCGGCATCGTGCTGGGCGTCATCACCGGACTGCGCCGTGGAAAGCCCGTCGACACCGGCGTCCTGCTGCTGACCCTCGTCGTCATCTCCGTGCCGACCTTCGTCACCGGTCTGCTGCTGCAACTGCTGCTCGGCGTCGAGTGGGGCTGGATCAAACCGTCGGTCTCCCCGGAAGCCACGTTCAGCGAACTGATCGTGCCCGGCCTGGTTCTCGCTTCCGTCTCCCTCGCGTACGTGACCCGGCTGACCCGGACCTCCATCGCGGAGAACAAGCGGTCCGACTACGTCCGTACGGCCGTCGCCAAGGGGCTGCCCCGGCGCCGGGTGATCACCAAGCACCTGCTGCGCAACTCGCTGATCCCCGTGGTCACCTTCATCGGCACGGACATCGGCGCACTGATGGGCGGCGCGATCGTCACCGAGCGGATCTTCAACATCCACGGCGTCGGCTACCAGCTCTACCAGGGCATCGTGCGGCAGAACACGCAGACCGTCGTCGGCTTCGTGACCGTGCTCGTCCTCGTGTTCCTGATCGCCAACCTGCTCGTCGACCTCCTCTACGCCGTACTCGACCCGAGGATCCGCTATGCCTGA
- a CDS encoding ABC transporter ATP-binding protein, with translation MAETTMEKTADTTTELLLEVSGLVKHYPLTQGIVFRKQIGAVRAVDGVDLELRKGETLGIVGESGCGKSTVAKMLVNLEKPTAGSIKYKGEDITKLSGKALKAVRRNIQMVFQDPYTSLNPRMTVGDIIGEPYEIHPEVAPKGDRRQKVQDLLDVVGLNPEYINRYPHQFSGGQRQRIGIARGLALRPEIIVADEPVSALDVSVQAQVINLLDRLQDEFDLSYVFIAHDLSIVRHISDRVGVMYLGRIVETGRDAEIYDHPTHPYTQALLSAVPVPDPEAREHRERIILTGDVPSPANIPSGCRFRTRCWKAQERCTLEVPLLAVPAEFRLVQGPAAHDSACHFAEEKQVVPPEQEE, from the coding sequence ATGGCTGAGACGACGATGGAGAAGACGGCAGACACGACAACCGAGCTGCTTCTCGAAGTCAGCGGCCTGGTCAAGCATTACCCGCTCACCCAGGGGATCGTGTTCAGGAAGCAGATCGGCGCCGTCCGGGCCGTCGACGGCGTCGACCTCGAACTGCGCAAGGGCGAGACCCTCGGCATCGTGGGTGAGTCCGGCTGCGGCAAGTCGACGGTGGCCAAGATGCTGGTCAACCTGGAGAAGCCGACCGCCGGGTCGATCAAGTACAAGGGCGAGGACATCACCAAGCTGTCCGGCAAGGCCCTCAAGGCGGTGCGCCGCAACATCCAGATGGTCTTCCAGGACCCGTACACCTCGCTCAATCCCCGGATGACCGTCGGCGACATCATCGGGGAGCCGTACGAGATCCATCCCGAGGTCGCGCCGAAGGGCGACCGCAGGCAGAAGGTCCAGGACCTGCTGGACGTGGTCGGGCTCAACCCCGAGTACATCAACCGCTATCCGCACCAGTTCTCCGGCGGCCAGCGCCAACGCATCGGCATCGCCCGGGGGTTGGCCCTGCGCCCCGAGATCATCGTCGCCGACGAGCCGGTCTCGGCGCTCGACGTGTCCGTCCAGGCGCAGGTGATCAACCTGCTCGACAGGCTCCAGGACGAGTTCGACCTGAGTTACGTCTTCATCGCGCACGACCTCTCCATCGTGCGGCACATCTCCGACCGGGTCGGCGTGATGTACCTCGGGCGGATCGTGGAGACCGGCAGGGACGCCGAGATCTACGACCACCCGACGCATCCTTATACACAGGCCCTGCTGTCCGCCGTGCCCGTCCCGGACCCCGAGGCCCGCGAGCACCGGGAGCGGATCATCCTCACCGGCGACGTGCCGTCCCCGGCGAACATCCCGTCCGGGTGCCGCTTCCGCACCCGCTGCTGGAAGGCACAGGAGCGCTGCACGCTGGAGGTCCCGCTGCTCGCGGTGCCCGCGGAGTTCCGGCTCGTCCAGGGCCCGGCCGCGCACGACTCGGCGTGCCACTTCGCGGAGGAGAAGCAGGTCGTGCCGCCCGAGCAGGAGGAATAG
- a CDS encoding ABC transporter ATP-binding protein, with protein sequence MLLEVRDLHVEFRTRDGVAKAVNGVNYSVDEGETLAVLGESGSGKSVTAQAVMGILDMPPGKITSGEILFQGKDLLKLKEEERRKVRGAEMAMIFQDALSSLNPVLSVGDQLGEMFTVHRGMSRKDARAKAIELMERVRIPAAAERVRDYPHQFSGGMRQRIMIAMALALEPALIIADEPTTALDVTVQAQVMDLLAELQRELNMGLILITHDLGVVADVADKIAVMYAGRIVESAPVHDIYKAPAHPYTKGLLESIPRLDQKGQELYAIKGLPPNLMHIPPGCAFNPRCPMAQDVCRTDVPPLAEVDEERRSACFFWRECLHG encoded by the coding sequence ATGCTGCTCGAAGTGCGTGATCTGCACGTGGAGTTCAGGACCCGGGACGGTGTCGCCAAGGCCGTCAACGGGGTCAACTACAGCGTGGACGAGGGTGAGACGCTCGCCGTGCTCGGCGAGTCCGGCTCCGGCAAGTCGGTGACCGCGCAGGCCGTGATGGGCATCCTCGACATGCCGCCCGGGAAGATCACCAGCGGCGAGATCCTCTTCCAGGGCAAGGACCTGCTCAAGCTGAAGGAGGAGGAGCGGCGCAAGGTCCGGGGCGCCGAGATGGCGATGATCTTCCAGGACGCGCTGTCCTCCCTCAACCCGGTGCTCTCCGTCGGCGACCAGCTCGGCGAGATGTTCACCGTGCACCGCGGGATGTCCCGCAAGGACGCCCGCGCGAAGGCGATCGAGCTGATGGAACGGGTGCGGATCCCGGCCGCCGCCGAGCGGGTGCGCGACTACCCCCACCAGTTCTCCGGCGGCATGCGCCAGCGCATCATGATCGCCATGGCGCTGGCGCTCGAACCCGCGCTGATCATCGCCGACGAACCGACCACCGCCCTCGACGTCACCGTCCAGGCCCAGGTCATGGACCTGCTGGCCGAGTTGCAGCGCGAGCTCAACATGGGGCTCATCCTCATCACCCACGACCTCGGCGTGGTCGCGGACGTCGCCGACAAGATCGCCGTGATGTACGCGGGCCGGATCGTCGAGTCGGCGCCGGTGCACGACATCTACAAGGCGCCCGCCCACCCGTACACCAAGGGCCTGTTGGAGTCGATCCCGCGCCTGGACCAGAAGGGTCAGGAGCTCTACGCCATCAAGGGCCTGCCGCCGAACCTGATGCACATCCCGCCGGGCTGCGCCTTCAACCCCCGCTGCCCGATGGCCCAGGACGTCTGCCGGACCGACGTACCGCCGCTCGCGGAGGTGGACGAGGAACGCAGAAGTGCCTGCTTCTTCTGGAGGGAGTGCCTCCATGGCTGA
- a CDS encoding ABC transporter substrate-binding protein — translation MSLSRRNFVIATSVAAAGSTLLSACSSGDSGSGSGTPSGGATEYTGAKVTVGTKADSTGPAPEIAGAKKGGTIYGLAPDDFSHLDPGRIYYAYNSTVALLLHRCLTGYKIDSAGKQKLVGDLATDTGTMSNGGKTWTFTLKDGLKWQDGTELTVEDVRHGIERLWAKYIIESASYVQIALTGKGGKWRDAYEGPYKGKHLSEIVTDKAKKTITFNLAEARPDFNFTMAMHSYAAVSPKFDTKEKYDKNPASCGPYKIKSHTTDKSMVLVRNASWDPATDSIRNAYPDGFEFDFGIETLDGVDRLIASSGKDAYAVSIYKGVPAERIQKVLTDPEIKKRTFNGLLTGTYYYAINTKRVTDLKVRQALNHAWPLQQIRQIYGGPSSGDFATTILSPDILGREKFDVYGKLKKPQGDPAAAKKLLKEAGKEGMKIVYAFPQDPTYNKTKVVIENALKAAGFTPIIKPVDSTTYYDQVQKVDNSYDVMWFGWSPDWPTAYTMIQPLFDSANIGDGLYNVSQTNIPWIDAGVQKDMVIGDQKKAGEAWAALDKRIMEEVAPIIPEMYQRRYYVYGNKVGGAQFDPNFSATLLYKTFVKA, via the coding sequence ATGTCTCTTTCCCGCAGAAACTTCGTCATAGCGACGTCTGTCGCCGCGGCAGGCTCCACGCTGCTGTCCGCGTGCAGCAGCGGCGACTCCGGCAGCGGCAGCGGCACTCCGAGTGGCGGCGCCACGGAGTACACCGGCGCCAAGGTCACCGTCGGTACCAAGGCCGACTCGACCGGTCCGGCTCCGGAGATCGCGGGCGCGAAGAAGGGCGGCACGATCTACGGCCTGGCCCCCGACGACTTCTCGCACCTCGACCCGGGGCGCATCTACTACGCGTACAACTCCACCGTCGCGCTGCTCCTGCACCGCTGCCTCACCGGCTACAAGATCGACTCGGCCGGCAAGCAGAAGCTGGTCGGCGACCTCGCCACGGACACCGGCACCATGTCCAACGGCGGCAAGACCTGGACCTTCACGCTGAAGGACGGTCTGAAGTGGCAGGACGGCACCGAGCTCACGGTCGAGGACGTCCGCCACGGCATCGAGCGCCTGTGGGCCAAGTACATCATCGAGTCCGCCAGCTACGTCCAGATCGCCCTCACGGGCAAGGGCGGCAAGTGGCGTGACGCGTACGAGGGCCCCTACAAGGGCAAGCACCTCAGCGAGATCGTGACGGACAAGGCCAAGAAGACCATCACGTTCAACCTGGCCGAGGCCCGTCCGGACTTCAACTTCACGATGGCGATGCACTCGTACGCCGCGGTGTCCCCGAAGTTCGACACCAAGGAGAAGTACGACAAGAACCCGGCCTCCTGCGGGCCGTACAAGATCAAGAGCCACACCACCGACAAGTCGATGGTGCTCGTCCGCAACGCGAGCTGGGACCCGGCGACGGACTCGATCCGCAACGCCTACCCGGACGGCTTCGAGTTCGACTTCGGCATCGAGACCCTCGACGGTGTCGACCGCCTGATCGCCTCCTCGGGCAAGGACGCGTACGCCGTCTCGATCTACAAGGGCGTGCCCGCCGAGCGCATCCAGAAGGTCCTCACGGACCCGGAGATCAAGAAGCGCACCTTCAACGGTCTGCTCACCGGCACGTACTACTACGCGATCAACACCAAGCGCGTCACGGACCTCAAGGTCCGTCAGGCACTGAACCACGCCTGGCCGCTCCAGCAGATCCGGCAGATCTACGGTGGCCCGTCCTCCGGCGACTTCGCGACCACGATCCTCAGCCCCGACATCCTGGGCCGCGAGAAGTTCGACGTCTACGGCAAGCTGAAGAAGCCGCAGGGTGACCCGGCGGCCGCGAAGAAGCTGCTGAAGGAAGCCGGCAAGGAGGGCATGAAGATCGTCTACGCCTTCCCGCAGGACCCGACCTACAACAAGACCAAGGTCGTCATCGAGAACGCGCTCAAGGCGGCCGGCTTCACGCCGATCATCAAGCCCGTCGACTCGACGACGTACTACGACCAGGTCCAGAAGGTCGACAACAGCTACGACGTCATGTGGTTCGGCTGGTCCCCGGACTGGCCGACCGCCTACACGATGATCCAGCCGCTGTTCGACAGCGCCAACATCGGCGACGGTCTGTACAACGTCTCGCAGACCAACATCCCGTGGATCGACGCGGGCGTCCAGAAGGACATGGTCATCGGCGACCAGAAGAAGGCCGGTGAGGCCTGGGCCGCGCTGGACAAGCGGATCATGGAGGAAGTCGCTCCGATCATCCCCGAGATGTACCAGCGCCGTTACTACGTCTACGGCAACAAGGTCGGCGGCGCCCAGTTCGACCCGAACTTCTCGGCGACCCTGCTCTACAAGACGTTCGTGAAGGCCTGA